Part of the Fundidesulfovibrio terrae genome is shown below.
CCGAAGGAGGCGAAGGGCATGGTGTATTCCGAGCCGTTCTCGCGCAGGAAGATCACGCCCATTTCGGTGGGGAGCGTGCCGGACTGGCACTCGGCCAGAAGCGCCCGGCCCACGTCGCGCAGCCGAAGCGAGGTGTTGAGCCCCACGGTGGCCCGGTGCAGCAGGGAGAGCTCACGGTATTTCTGGAGCGTGTCGCAGGCCAGGGCGCGCCGGGCCTCGTCCTGCCTGAGAAGCAGCTCCAGGCTCTGAGCCAGGAAATCCGCGACCTGCTGGACGTTTCCGGTCTGGAAATGGGAGCCGGACGGCTCCAGCGGCGCCACGACCACGTGCCCCACCGGGGAGCCGTTGGAGGAGAAAGAGGAACTGAAGCGTACCGCGCCGGGGCGGTCCAGGTGGTCCTCGGTGAGCCCCAGGGAGGCGAGCAGCGCGCGCCCCTGGACCACACCCAGGCCCCAGCCCGGTTCGAGCAGGGCCTTGGCCTTTTCCAGCAGGGGGATCAGGTCGTGGTTTCTGAGGAATCTGCGCAAAACCATGTGGATGAACGTCTCACGGAGCCGCGGCGCTACCTTGGTATGCCCAGCAGGGATCTGGCGGTGTCCAGGACCTCGTCGGGATCGAAGGGTTTGGTCATGTAGAGCTTCGCGCCAAGTTCGAGCCCCTGGCGACGGTCCACCTCCTGGCCCTTGGCCGTGAGCAGGACGATGTTCAGGGCTTTTCCCAACGCCGGATCTTCGTTGAGTTTGCGGCACACTTCGTAGCCGCTCAGCTTGGGCATCATGATGTCGAGGAATACGAGGTCTGGCTTTTCCCGGCGGATGAGCGCGAGCCCTTCCTCACCGTTGGACGCCGTGACGATGCTCACGCCGTGCTCTTCCTCAAGATCCTCGAGGGTTTGTTCAAGGAGCATCCGGATATGTATTTCGTCGTCGACGATGAGAATCTTGCCGGGCATCAAGGCTC
Proteins encoded:
- a CDS encoding response regulator transcription factor, coding for MPGKILIVDDEIHIRMLLEQTLEDLEEEHGVSIVTASNGEEGLALIRREKPDLVFLDIMMPKLSGYEVCRKLNEDPALGKALNIVLLTAKGQEVDRRQGLELGAKLYMTKPFDPDEVLDTARSLLGIPR